From one Rhodovulum sp. ES.010 genomic stretch:
- a CDS encoding MurR/RpiR family transcriptional regulator, producing the protein MPDTPSIEDKIAAEYGALSAKLRDAADYVAAHPVDVATRSLRSISSSSGLAPATFSRLARALGFDSYEEMRELSRNAVGRRYVSFSERVRRLQAEAESGTQPPFLTRHASACAANIEAMTRLIDPSRLEAVVDRLHRAENVVLLGALGSTGIVEYMAYMGNYFAANWRLAGRMGASLATAMTDLTERDALVVLTKPPFARRAILAAEMGRERGAYVVVITDTHACPALKWVDAGFILPSDSPQFFSSYAASLVFAESIMGMLAARAGPDAKARIEEVEARNHGLEEFWSA; encoded by the coding sequence ATGCCGGACACGCCCTCCATCGAGGACAAGATCGCGGCGGAATACGGCGCGCTCAGCGCCAAGCTGCGCGACGCTGCCGACTACGTGGCCGCGCATCCCGTGGACGTCGCGACGCGGTCTTTGCGGTCGATTTCGTCCTCGTCCGGGTTGGCGCCGGCCACCTTCTCGCGGCTGGCCCGGGCGCTGGGCTTCGACAGCTACGAGGAAATGCGCGAGCTCAGCCGCAACGCGGTCGGTCGGCGCTATGTCAGCTTTTCCGAACGGGTACGCCGTCTGCAGGCCGAGGCCGAATCCGGCACGCAGCCCCCGTTTCTCACCCGTCACGCCAGTGCTTGCGCGGCCAACATCGAGGCGATGACCCGTCTGATCGATCCCTCCCGGCTGGAGGCGGTGGTCGACCGGCTGCACCGGGCCGAGAACGTGGTGCTGCTGGGTGCGCTAGGGTCGACCGGCATCGTCGAGTACATGGCCTACATGGGCAATTACTTCGCCGCGAACTGGCGGCTCGCGGGCCGCATGGGCGCGTCCCTGGCCACCGCGATGACCGACTTGACAGAGCGGGATGCGCTGGTCGTGCTGACCAAGCCGCCCTTCGCGCGCCGCGCGATCCTGGCCGCCGAGATGGGGCGCGAGCGTGGCGCCTACGTGGTGGTCATCACCGACACCCATGCCTGTCCGGCGCTGAAATGGGTCGATGCCGGCTTCATCCTGCCGTCGGACAGTCCGCAGTTCTTCTCCTCCTACGCCGCGAGCCTCGTGTTTGCCGAAAGCATCATGGGTATGCTGGCGGCCCGGGCGGGCCCCGACGCCAAGGCCCGGATCGAGGAGGTGGAGGCGCGCAATCACGGCCTGGAGGAATTCTGGAGCGCGTGA